Proteins encoded together in one Astatotilapia calliptera chromosome 7, fAstCal1.2, whole genome shotgun sequence window:
- the appl2 gene encoding DCC-interacting protein 13-beta, which translates to MPAVHHKLLLEDALQDSPQTRSLLSVFEEDVGMLTDYTNQLLQSMQRVFGAQSEMGLATEQLSKQLLEYEKKNFALGRGDEEVITTLQNFAKTVGELNALHSELANQMADSMVFPLIQFREKDLTEISTLKEIFAIGTDEHEAAMVKYSRLPKKKENEKLKADLVKEVAYTRRKQHQASLQYYCALNALQYRKRVAMLEPMLGYTQAQISFFKKGFELVSKKMDCFLASVSNMTQSIQAQLDSEAEAMRVSHRELLSVEDTVYMPDKDTEPVNRTLIQKAGYLNIRNKTGLVTTAWDRLYFFTQGGNLMCQPRGAVAGGMVLDLDNSSVMAVDCEDRRYCFQITSPSGKTSMILQAESKKEYEEWICTVNNISRQIYLTDNPEAVAIRLNQTAIQAVTPITSFEKRQDGSPNPDRAKPGGVHTTSSGSQKTGVAPEPEDLIAPGTPIQFDIMLPASEFQDQNRTGGRRTNPFGETEDDCSTDTDDSLLQQVFAVRFLGSMAVRCGDNQEVIYEAMRQVLAARAIHNIFRTTEAHLMVTSSSLRLIDPQTQVTRLSFQLGEVCQFAAHQENGRLMGFVVESRDWSNGDEEGEPSFSAFVFESNTEGEKICYTINLAKEITEAKKDPEALAQLMKNMPLTNDGKFLLLEPETGDTTEGAGQEDLESEA; encoded by the exons ATGCCGGCCGTACATCACAAACTGCTCCTGGAGGACGCTTTACAGGACAGTCCTCAG ACTCGCTCTTTGCTCAGTGTGTTTGAGGAAGATGTGGGAATGCTTACAGACTACACCAACCAGCTGCTACAATCAATGCAGCGGGTGTTCGGAGCACAG AGTGAGATGGGACTGGCCACAGAGCAGCTCTCAAAGCAACTTTTGGAATACGAAAAGAAA aATTTTGCCCTTGGAAGAGGTGATGAGGAGGTAATCACCACGCTGCAAAACTTCGCCAAAACTGTAGGGGAG CTGAATGCACTCCACTCCGAGCTAGCTAACCAGATGGCTGACAGCATGGTCTTCCCCTTGATCCAGTTCCGAGAGAAAGACCTCACAG AGATAAGCACACTGAAGGAAATATTTGCCATTGGAACTGATG AGCATGAGGCGGCTATGGTCAAGTACAGTCGATTGCCCAAGAAGAAGGAAAATGAGAAG TTGAAGGCGGACTTGGTGAAGGAGGTGGCTTACACCAGAAGAAAGCAGCACCAGGCCTCACTGCAGTATTATTGTGCCCTCAATGCCCTGCAGTATCGCAAGAGAGTAGCTATGCTTGAACCAATGCTAGGCTACACTCAGGCACAG ATCAGCTTCTTTAAGAAAGGCTTTGAGCTGGTGTCAAAGAAGATGGACTGTTTTCTCGCTTCTGTTTCCAACATGACACAAAG CATCCAGGCCCAGCTGGACTCAGAGGCGGAGGCCATGCGAGTGTCCCACAGGGAGCTTCTGTCTGTGGAAGACACTGTCTACATGCCAGATAAGGACACAGAGCCTGTCAATCGCACGCTTATCCAGAAGGCTGGCTACCTCAACATTCGGAA TAAAACAGGCCTAGTGACCACAGCCTGGGATCGTCTGTATTTCTTCACCCAGGGAGGGAATCTCATGTGCCAGCCGCGGGGGGCTGTAGCAGGAGGCATGGTGCTGGACCTGGATAACAGCTCTGTCATGGCGGTGGATTGTGAGGACAGACGTTACTGTTTTCAGATAACTTCCCCTTCAGGAAAAAC GTCAATGATTCTACAAGCCGAGAGCAAAAAAGAGTATGAAGAA tGGATTTGCACTGTGAACAACATCTCCAGACAGATCTACCTGACTGACAACCCAGAG GCTGTGGCTATCCGACTGAACCAAACCGCCATCCAGGCAGTGACTCCCATCACCAGCTTTGAGAAGAGACAAGACGGCTCACCCAACCCCGACAG AGCTAAGCCAGGAGGTGTTCATACTACCAGCAGTGGTTCTCAGAAAACAGGAGTTGCCCCAGAACCAGAGGACCTAATAGCCCCGGGGACACCCATTCAGTTTGACATCATGCTGCCTGCGTCCGAATTTCAGGACCAGAACAGAACTGGGGGGAG ACGCACAAACCCATTTGGAGAAACAGAAGACGACTGTTCGACAGATACTGATG ACTCCCTGCTTCAGCAGGTATTCGCTGTGCGCTTCCTGGGCTCCATGGCGGTTCGCTGCGGCGACAATCAGGAAGTGATCTACGAGGCCATGAGGCAGGTGCTGGCTGCCCGAGCCATTCACAACATCTTCAGGACCACAGAGGCCCACCTCATGGTCACCAGCAGTAGCCTCAG GTTGATAGACCCACAGACTCAAGTTACAAGACTAAGT TTCCAGCTTGGAGAAGTGTGTCAATTCGCAGCCCACCAGGAGAATGGGAGGCTGATGGGATTTGTGGTTGAAAGCAGAGACTGGAGCAATGGAGACGAGGAGGGAGAACCATCGTTTAGCGCCTTCGTCTTTGAGAGCAACACGGAGGGCGAAAAG ATATGTTACACCATAAACCTGGCAAAGGAGATTACAGAAGCTAAGAAG GACCCGGAAGCTCTGGCCCAGCTAATGAAGAACATGCCTCTAACTAATGATGGCAAGTTCCTGCTGCTTGAGCCTGAGACGGGTGACACGACCGAAGGAGCAGGACAAGAAGATCTGGAGTCTGAAGCCTAG
- the c25h12orf75 gene encoding overexpressed in colon carcinoma 1 protein, whose translation MGCGNSSATSTTGGGPAEASKDVTEDPSAEDEKRRNYGGVYVGLPADLTTVAASQSKATRKD comes from the exons ATGGGTTGTGGCAATTCCTCAGCCACCAGCACCACAGGAGGGG GGCCAGCAGAAGCCTCCAAAGATGT GACAGAAGATCCCTCAGCAGAAGATGAGAAAAGAAG gAACTATGGTGGTGTGTATGTAGGTTTGCCAGCAGACCTAACGACTGTGGCTGCCAGCCAGTCCAAAGCTACACGTAAAG ACTAG